A stretch of DNA from Halobacteriovorax sp. JY17:
ATTTCATTTGCCCAAAGCTCGTCAAAAAAGAGCGCTGGATGGTCCTCACCGCGCTCAACGGTGACAACATTTCTCTGGGTATCCTTACCAACCACAAACCACGCAGCACCTGGGCCACCGAGACCTAGTCCCTTTCTCTGTCCGATCGTATAGTAAGCAGAACCAGTATGATCCCCTACAACTTCTCCCTCTAGAGTTTCAAATTTTCCAGGCTTTATTTGAATATAATTTGAAAGAAAATTCTTAAAATTTCTCTCGCCAATGAAGCAGATGCCAGTGGAATCTTTCTTATGCTTAGTTGCCAGATCGTATTTTTCAGCGAGGACTCTCACTTCGGTTTTTGGTAAGTGTCCGATAGGGAAAACCACGTGATCAAGTTTCTCTTTTTTCATAGTGTAGAGAAAGTAAGTCTGATCTTTTCCAGGATCATTTCCTTTTATTAATCTATTCTCACCAGCAATGATTTTATTTTGACAATAGTGACCTGTGGCCAAGTAATCGGCCCCAAGCTCTAGAGCTTTATTTAAAAAGACTTTGAATTTGATCTCTCGATTACAGAGAATATCTGGATTTGGTGTAAAGCCCGCTTCATATTCTTCAAGGAAATACTTAAAGACATTGTCTCGGTACTCTTTTACAAAATCAACAGAGTAGTATGGGATATCTAATTTCTCACAGACAGCTATTACATCTGCGTACTCTTTAGATGATTGGCAAACACCATTTTCGTCTTCTTCTTCCCAGTTCTTCATAAACATACCAATAACATTGTAGCCCTGCTCTTTTAGAACAGCAGCGCATACAGAAGAGTCAACTCCGCCAGACATTCCCACAATAATGGTTGTCTCCTCATTACTCTTTGTTTGATTTGATATATTTCCTGTACTCATAGGGTCTATCTACCAAGAAAACCCCATTAGGAAAAGGGAGTATGATTAAATTATATCGTATGTCCAAGCGATAATACTGGCACTAATGAAGCGAAATGCCCTATCTAAGCTTTTGAAATTTAAAGTCTCAACAAAATCATTCGACGTGTGATTCTTCTTATTTGGGTCGTCCTCCCAATTCTCGGAGAAAGTCACAGCAGGAAACCCCTCCTCCCAAAAGCTCACATGATCACTTCTATTAAAACCATTTGCGCTAATTTCAAAGCGCATTCCCGAGAGAGACTTATCTCCTGCGTTTACTAATTTATTGGCAAGCTTTAAATCAAGTCCGTAAAGAGGATCTGATTCTTTTCTCGTGTAAACTTTAAAGTT
This window harbors:
- the mnmA gene encoding tRNA 2-thiouridine(34) synthase MnmA is translated as MSTGNISNQTKSNEETTIIVGMSGGVDSSVCAAVLKEQGYNVIGMFMKNWEEEDENGVCQSSKEYADVIAVCEKLDIPYYSVDFVKEYRDNVFKYFLEEYEAGFTPNPDILCNREIKFKVFLNKALELGADYLATGHYCQNKIIAGENRLIKGNDPGKDQTYFLYTMKKEKLDHVVFPIGHLPKTEVRVLAEKYDLATKHKKDSTGICFIGERNFKNFLSNYIQIKPGKFETLEGEVVGDHTGSAYYTIGQRKGLGLGGPGAAWFVVGKDTQRNVVTVERGEDHPALFFDELWANEISWVENEFSLDLPLKCKAKIRYRQADQDCTILSIEDGVAHIQFDSPQRAVALRQSIVFYTTMEGEEVCLGGAMISRAGKSHYEQSKV